In Drosophila miranda strain MSH22 chromosome XR, D.miranda_PacBio2.1, whole genome shotgun sequence, the genomic window GCCTCTCAATCCTCTTTGCCCCCCCATCTGTGATCTTTCCATATCTTGTGTCTCACTCaagcacacacccacacaacCACATAGCTGACATCTGTTCGGTCTCCactcacacccacacacatgcatacatatatctgcTGGTCTCTCTCTCACTTTCTCACTCTCTTGATGTTTCGTTTCTTGCACTCGTTTCGTTAACAGTTATGTTAAGCTTTTCGCAGACAGAAAGTATGCTACACATGCTCACtcgcacatacacacacacacacacaaacaaacactCGACacagcacaaaaaaaaacccacaaaAGAAAATCCACAAGCAGAACAAGATGTAGAAGAAGACGAAGAAGAAGAAagcaaaagaaacaaaatgaTGATCTGTGATCCGATCCATTCAATCATTTAGTGCATttatctttctctctctctctctctctctctctgtctctctttctctcccactatgtgtgtgtatctctctctttctctctctctcgtgtCTCCCCATTATGATTACCGTTTATTTCCGGATTATCTCAGATCAACGGCGGAGCCGGCAATGCGGCGAATGCAAGCGCAGCCGCAAATGcatcgcagcagcagcagcttcagcagcagcagcagcagcagcagcccctacAGCAGACGAtaggcggcggtggcggcagcgATCCTTCGTTGCTGTCATCGTCCCCTGGGGCAgcgacaacagcagcagcctcgTCCTCAGCGTCCTCGTCgtcgacagcagcagcagcagcagcagcagcggcagcagcatcagcatcagcagcggcagcagcagcagcgggatCAGTTTACGGTGCAGACGATGCAGGTGCGGGTGTTGCTagtgtcggtgtcggtgttggtgttggtggtattggtagtggcagtggcagtggtagTGCCAAAGCTGGCGCAGGTGCGGGCGGCGTTGGCGGCGTTGGCGTCGTTGGCGTCGTTGGCGTCGTTGaacatcatcagcagcagcagcaacagatgCAGCAGATACtcgtgcagcagcagcagtcaagCTTGAGCTCTACGTTGGCGGCGATGCAGTCCTTTGACGTTGATTCATTCGATTGCGGTgcaggtggaggtggaggcggTGCAGGTGCAGGTGCGCATCAACATCAATATcagcatccgcatccgcatcagCATCAAACATCCGTaatacagcaacagcagtcaGTGACATCGTACGAGTCCCTAAAAAAGTCCAAATCACAAGGTGGGAGCACAACAGAGCACAGTGTTTACAAACTACAGCAAACAGCAACCAAACTACCGTTAACAGAGCACAGTTTTGTTGGCAGTAAACGGCtaacagcaaacagcaaaacTACCGTTAACAGCCAGAACCACATGAACAACAACAAGCAACAACTACAGCAAACAGCAATACTGCAACAACAAATGCACCAACAAATCACAGAAACAACAtgcgttctctctctctctctctcttacacagacacacacacatacgtgTAGACCCTACCCACCCACTCTCGGTGTCTGACTATCTCCGTCTCACTCTCGCGCGTacacacagcacagcacaggtcacacacactctctgtcttcctctctgtctctctctctctctctcgctctcgctcgtacactttctgtctctgtctctctgtcacTTGACACGTTGCTTGTGTGGTTTGCCTTTCGCCAGAGGCACGCCCGCCATccccccctctccccctcaGCCAGCCCCCAGCATTTCAGCGGTGTGTGCGTATGCGTATGCGTGTgcgtgttcgtgtgtgtgtgtgtgtggtgctGTCTTTGAATTTGgatttgaattttgatttgAATTTTGGTTTTTTAATTGGTGCGCGGGGGGCGGTTGGAGTTGGAGCTCTATCTGTCTCTTTTTCTCGCTCGTTCGCtagctcgctcgctctctctctctctctctgtctgtctctctctttgtacCCTTAGATAATTCTAGATAAATATATAACTGCATATGAAtatgttctctctctctctctctatctctctctatccGTCGCTCGCTAGCTCGCTCGTTcgctatctctctctctctctctctatcctcgtttctctctcttgctctgTTTCTCTGTCTCTTACTATACCTATATAtctttcactctctctctctctctctgtcggtatttgtatttgcatTTGGCACgctttaaaaatgaaataataataaaacaaaaaccaaacaatAACGATTACGATAACGATAACAGCAACAATTAAACCAAGAATTATACTAACTGGAATATACCACCTACTACATATATAGTATAGAGTACAAGCCCCCAGATCGGAATTTGCATTGGCAAAAACTCTCGACTTTTGCATagttcacacacacacacacacacccacgcGCACTCACACTTTCACACACTaccacacatacatatgtacatgcatagaGCTGCACACAAATGCAAGCAAGATTTTGTTTGGTTTATATTTAGTCAGACGCCTGCCGCTTAACCGATTGCACTCACTCAATCTCAATCCATAGAAAGCTTACCCAGCAAAAGATTACCTTAACCCAAGTACTCGTATACACTTATTCGTAGAAGGAAAACGAAAATGAAACCCTAGAGCGGTGACCCCAAAGAATAGCGTATCAAGTGTTTTTCAAAATCATGAAACCATGGAAAATGTTgagtatttatttgtatatcACTTTGTGTGCCGTTCTAGGGTTAAACGGCCGCCGCCCGTAGAGGTGTACGTACAAGATGCCGTTAACTTTCCTTCAGGGCTGCATTGTGCCCGAAAGAAGAATGAAGACGGCATCATCACACACGCAAACCCatacacacacccacacacacaagcatAGAGCAAGAACCGCAATAATTAGGCAGCCTAGCGATTTGATAGTTTTgtgcaaagcaaagcaaagcaaaaaacaaaacaaaaatagtGCAAAAGAAAGGCAAAAACAGTAATTCTAATTCGAatagaaaataaaacaaaaattcgATTAAATATTTAAGCAAAACTAATTTGCCTACTACCGCCCGCCGCttttactctctctctctctctctatttatCACTCTATATATATCTATTTCTCtatctgcctctctctctctctctgtttgaCTTGATAATATcataaaatatttaacaaTTTTGATGTCATTTTGTTTATTCTTTTGTCTTTTTTCTGTATCTGTATGCGATCATCAACTAAACAAATTTTGACCCTGAAAACAATGAAAAAAACAAACCCCAAAACTAAATTACAGATAAATTGGATGGAACTTTCTCACGATCCAGATCATCGTCAATGTCCAGCATTGATATGTCTTCCTCTGAATCTGTTACCTGTTTAGCTTTTATCGAGAGTTATGCAAAACGAAATGGTAAAGTAGAAACCAACAAAAGTAGAACAATCAGCAATAAGCTTTAATCTGTATTCTTTGTTCTGTATTCTTTATTCTGTATTAATTGTAGATATTTTGACACTTGTTCCTACTTTGTGGATTGGAACTAGTTTCGGTTCAATACTGACCTTGTTCATAACCATGCCGGAACGAGATGTGCGCAAATCTCAGCCAGTATTGATAACAATAAATGGTAAGAACGAATGGCCGAGTTTACCAGTACAATGTATCATGCCTCAGGTACTGGCTCAACGATTAAGACACATTCCTTACTATCGCGCCGTCGTAAATACAATCGTCTCAGAACCTCAAAATCAGTCACTTCAAATTGGAATAATTCTTCATATGGCTTCATTTTGGCTGTGTTCATTTCATTTTCTTACATAAGTCAGCTATCAATTTAAGACAACAGCACATAAACACATCATGAATCAAGAAAATGGATCGTACTTTGTGTATTTACACTCCATTTCATAATCACTAAGCACAATCGTTATAAATCCATCACCGATCCCTGATCAAGGTGCGATGGTGGACGCGGCCAATCTTTAAATCTCTCTAATCTTCTATCTAAATATAATCTGTTCTGTTCTTTCTGTTGTAGGCGGCCCCGTGGTTCGACTCAAAGGCTCCATAACTTCCATGTCTTTTTTAGACTCATACGGATCGATCATACCCTATACATTTGAGACCTGGCGTGACGAGAAAAGGGACAAGACAGATCGTAATCTATCCCATTCTATAtactacatatatgtatattaccATCCATTACTCATCCGCATCTGTTGCAGGCACACCCACTAAGAGCAGCAGCCGCACCAGTCCCACTTTCACACCAACAACTGCCAATACAATACCAAACACTTCGGTCGCTGGAGGCGTGGCGGGTAGTGCCGGTGGCggtggcattggcattggcggtggtggcagcggtgGAGCAGCCGCTGGAGCAGCAGGAACCGCTGGCGCTGCAGCTGGCAGTGGGGCTGCGGGCAGTGTCAGTGGGGCAGCTGGCGCCGGTGCAGGCAGCAGTGGCGCTGTCGGAGGCGTTATCAGCAGCAGTGCGagtaccagcagcagcggcattatcggcagcatcagcaccggCCTGGAAACACTCACCGATCGACAATATATCGTTATTGCAAGCgagaaacaaacaaaagtCTTCGATGTGGCCAATCAGTGCTGCATTAATCGCATACAATTATCGGAAATGGATTTTGCAGTCAAGGCAGAAACTATCACGATGAAGGGTATGTATAAGAATAAAAAACTCGATCTGCCCCCCTCCCGTCTGGAAtaaaactctctctctctctcttcctctctgtcCTTTTTTCAGATGGCTCTTGCTTAGCAACCTATCTTTCGAATGGCCATCTAATGGTACATAGTCTTCCTAGTCTAAAACTGTTATTGGATACTGATTTCTTACCGCTTATGGAGTTAAGGTGAGAGCAGAGCTCTGGTCTTGAGACCAAAGAAACCCTTTCGATTgccatttctctctctctctctctgcagtTTTCAAACAAAATGTAAACAGGGAATTGTGGATCCAATGCTTTCGATATGGGGTCAACAGATCATTGTTCATGAAGACACAAATCAGTAAGTGGTTGTAGCAAAGGCCTGGTCCCTGCAGACTGATTTCATTTCGTATATTCTTGTATATCCCACACAGAATATCAAAAATTTTTTGCTTTAGTCATAAAGGTCATGGATTGTACATGGCATCGCCCACCGAAATTCAAAAATTCACGATATCATCGGAATTCTGGTAAGCTACCAACTTACAGCCTCTGAATAGTACCCTTATCctaaaggttttttttttaaatttttcagTCAATTTATTTTGGAGATGATGGGTGAACTATATTCGGTACACGAAATGCCCGAACAACCGAAGGAGGGTTTCTTTAAGGGTCTATTTGGCGGCGGGGCCAAACTCTTGGATCGCGAAGAGCTTTGTAAGTTTCCACAAGAGTAGAGTGGCTAAGAGATTCCCTTCAAAACATTGGACTCCGTTCATTAAAACAATCGCTTCGGTCGCATCGTATTTTTGTTTTCAGTTGGCGAGCAGAGCGGGAAAGCAAATCGTTCGGTTGCACGGCATATACCCGGTCCCAATTTGGAGCAGCTCGGCACACGTGCTTCCACAGCCGCATCGGAGATTAGTCGGgcgcaccagctggccatggAGCGCGGCGAGAAGCTCAATCTTTTGGAGGAGCGCGCCGAGCGTATGGCCAATACAGCTCAAGATTTCACCGGTACAGCGCATCAATTAATGCTTAAATATAAAGACAAAAAGTGGTATCAGTTGTAAAATATCTATTTTAGGAGCCAATTCTACCACAGTTATTGTAATATTGCTTTTATAACACTTTCTACTACATTACGAGTAAAGTACACTTATTTAATTTCTGTTTTCAAGTCGTCACGTTatttacaaaaacaaaaacaaccaaaaacaaaaacaaaaccaacaaaaaaaagctgtttttaataaaaatatatagaccaaaaaaaaagaagaatcTTCTTAATGCTGTGGTTTTCCCTTTCGCACAATGTGTCCTCTTCCAAATAAAACTGGGCTTGGAACATGCGCTTTGCTGGCCAAAGGTTGCTGGACAGTTTAGAGGAGGCAGCAGCAGGTCTCTTTGACgtgcaaatattttaaatcttCCGCATCTTTCGGACATTGATTTTTTCACTATTCAAATTATCGATAGtggaaaaaaacgagggggaacgttgtgagttgctgctgcgatcGCAACTCTAAATTAATActcgatacatagtcagtatggctaaattgagcgacaaagagtgcgtgcagAAAACGTTTCTGAACATGTcttcgggcgctgcgtagccactgcaaatttattcCTTCCCAGATTCgacaatctggtagatatggtcattctttaTGATTGTGGGTTTtctctcgtatcttcaatattgtggatgccacagattttcgtcctttgcggagtCCTTTGTTTGATCTCTGGATGTAGTAGCTGAAAGAGAGTCTCGTTGTTCAAGAATAAGGCCTGAATTAAGCGGTACAAAGAAATAGAGTTGTTTTTTTGTCTTAAAAGGGTACAGAGTTTAGTAGGTGCTCGGATCTTCCTTCTGGCTCGTCCTTCGGGGTAGCCGAGAGGATTGGTTGCGGCGGTTTAAGTGCGCTCCGAAGAGATTATTCGTTGCGGAGGTTTAagtgcgctccgaggagaaggtatgaatattactagctagttAGGATCGTCAGCACTGAACATATacttttatacgattgatgagtCAATTTTCTACAAGGCTGGCTAATTTAAAGGTGCCAGTCCTTCCACGCTTTAATTAACTTGCTCAAAGACGCTGGTGTCTATGAGGAAGGAATGGCATATGACGCAGTTAAGCAGCTTGCGCCGGCGATGCAATTGTCCACCATGGAACAAATCGAGGAAAACCAGGAGTACCTGCATTTCGAACGTGCCCGCTGTGCGAGCATAGTCTTATTCCTCGCTGGAGCTGCACCAATCGACCATGCTGCCTTCTGTGCTGATGGCTGAGCCCATGGCTGGTGATGTGGCTATTGATGTCTCACAGCGCGATTGCGATAGTCCTCCTGAAGGGTCTGTTCATATGACTGTTAGTACATCACCCCCTCGACTGGAGCCCTTCGGCGGAGCGTCAGAGCTTACCCAAGCGCAGAGCTGACGGGAACAGCCACGCCATCGGTTCGGAGGAAAAGCGTACTAATAGCGTAAAAAAGCGCACTAATAAAACCGTCTgaagaatttaaaaataaaatcaaagaATTAGAATTAATATTTATACATaatgtaaaagaacatttcAATTTAACCACAAATGTCAAGGCAAAATTATTAATGACTGCACAAAATGTAAATATTAACATAGACGTAGAATCAtttgattttaaaattataatttattttagaATTAAGAAccttaacaaaaaaatatccGTGCAAAGTCAGAAGCAATGTTTGCTTGCAAAtgcaaaattattaaaactaactttagtaaagcattcgactctgcaaaccagcgcataaacttgaccttttagggtttccgcccaacctgctgagatggatttctagctatctttgttccaggtcgcccaggccatgggcgtgcttgggtttataaagaggtggtcaaaggaatttgacaacccctatataacaatgACTCTCTATAcgtcgcttgttcgtccgatcttagaataccgctcctgtgtatggtgccctcagtacaaagtacaccaggaccgtatagaatcagtagagaaaaactttttgctctgcggggccttaactgggatgaagGTGTGAGagtcccatcttactctagtagactgctattattaaacctcccatccttagttaaccgtagaaaaaatgcttggtgtgatttttatgcacaacttgatcaggggtgtcatagacagccctgatctgttaagccgcataaactttacgattcctattagacttactggaaattttataccgtttttccttccactttttagatcgaattattccttgcatgaaccgtttagggtcttatgctcgaattataattccctctaccatatcatatccaccactaattctcttcctcttattaaattactaatccttacacacctttctagtaataagtaattagtaattgtggTGGTATTTTTATTTCACCTCTTTGATTTCTAAAAGGAAATTTTAAACcccacgggcctgttaaggattaatcaacatcaacatatgcCGTCTCATTCACACTCTCTATACTATGTGCCtttcactcgcacttattgctaacatacgttaagggactgACTTTtaccgacgagaccaccttaaATCATCATGTAGCATCATGGCTacgtcaatgttgctggttaACTGGTTTCAGCTCTCCTTTTTCCGACTCCGGACAGCCGTTCGACATTGCCATAGCATAGCCATTGAAATAGCCAGcgcatgatgcaattatacaaggtggtctcgttgggagccgaagttcgttcgtgttgtcccttatcgttAGTGCGTGTTTGCTTGTTGATGTAGAAGGTTGTTCGCGGACGAATTTTTGTATAAATTCTTAACCCTTACGTGCCACCAACAAAAAATGACATACTGCACTTTTTGCCGAAATCATGTTCCGGGAGTAAAATTTATTCATGCTCCGATACTCATTTCAAAGCTTCCCAGTGGAAGTCTGCACCTAACAAAGGGCAGACTTATAAAAGGAGGAGATTGATTGATAACGCCGTTCCGGATAGAGAGGACGAAAGTTTAAAAGATGGTTTCGTCAATTCGAACACGCAAACAGAGTAAGTTTACCGTgtgaaaatatataaataaatgtaaATAATAATGCAAATGCTCTGTAGGGACGAAATGATAAATCATGCAATGTTCAAGGAAAACGAGTGCCTGAGACAAAAGATTCGTGCTATGGAGGTGGAAATGCATCGCGTAAGCCAGCAGCTTGAGGACTCGCGCCAATTAGAAAAGTCTCTTGGGAAAATTTTTACGGATAATCAAATCAAAATATTAAAGAGTGGTGGAAAACGACAAAAATTTAATTCGGAGGATATATCTGCGGCAATTTGCCTTCATACCGCAGGCG contains:
- the LOC108152347 gene encoding syntaxin-binding protein 5 isoform X3, translated to MKKFTFKGVLDGFRQSVQPQATRQEQEIQEQLKADHFTLKKTFRHGFPYSPTSFAFDPVQKLIAIGDKSGYIRILGKPGVDAHAKHEGESECAVLFAQFLVNEGALVTVTADDTIHLWSIRQKTPRIVQSLKFQRERVTCIHLPVGSKWLYVGTEKGNIHVVHIDTFALSGYIINWNKAIEVVRTSHPGAVIALCDNPLDANKLLIAFECGLLVLWDLKAKCAEIRWQAAEAVKSLAWHYEGKYFVSSHTDGSICSWPTRPQPKPQSQVCPHAKINKDGNAEKCKPIYKVDLKSSTTGETFTIFSGGMPSEKGSKSNCITVMVGKATTVLEMEHAVCDFITLCENPWPCETQEPYAIAVLLQYDLVLIDLLTPGFPCFESPYPMDLHESPVTCCTYLTDCPSDLVPAFYSVGRTTTSKKSCFSEREWPISGGEWSPASCSYSEIVITGHQDGSLKFWDSGAGTLQILYKLKTAKMFEKPRTHAAQAHADADNPLAVHLIFLCSESRRLCVAGAMGQVMLFKFRKVESTSEVLVLEIPILYENFDDIYGTSPECDFLTGHQVQKTESSDSDKTTDCSLKVRFGAQRKPPGFQSQLVCLTTGPNRRNVQVTSLCISSSYGLMAYGTEYGLVIIDIIQKICLLSVACPDLYGAHDPYSRTPKSPKRIENKEEQSRSPSSDQINGGAGNAANASAAANASQQQQLQQQQQQQQPLQQTIGGGGGSDPSLLSSSPGAATTAAASSSASSSSTAAAAAAAAAAASASAAAAAAAGSVYGADDAGAGVASVGVGVGVGGIGSGSGSGSAKAGAGAGGVGGVGVVGVVGVVEHHQQQQQQMQQILVQQQQSSLSSTLAAMQSFDVDSFDCGAGGGGGGAGADKLDGTFSRSRSSSMSSIDMSSSESVTCLAFIESYAKRNDILTLVPTLWIGTSFGSILTLFITMPERDVRKSQPVLITINGGPVVRLKGSITSMSFLDSYGSIIPYTFETWRDEKRDKTDRTPTKSSSRTSPTFTPTTANTIPNTSVAGGVAGSAGGGGIGIGGGGSGGAAAGAAGTAGAAAGSGAAGSVSGAAGAGAGSSGAVGGVISSSASTSSSGIIGSISTGLETLTDRQYIVIASEKQTKVFDVANQCCINRIQLSEMDFAVKAETITMKDGSCLATYLSNGHLMVHSLPSLKLLLDTDFLPLMELSFQTKCKQGIVDPMLSIWGQQIIVHEDTNQISKIFCFSHKGHGLYMASPTEIQKFTISSEFCQFILEMMGELYSVHEMPEQPKEGFFKGLFGGGAKLLDREELFGEQSGKANRSVARHIPGPNLEQLGTRASTAASEISRAHQLAMERGEKLNLLEERAERMANTAQDFTGTAHQLMLKYKDKKWYQL
- the LOC108152347 gene encoding syntaxin-binding protein 5 isoform X2, translated to MKKFTFKGVLDGFRQSVQPQATRQEQEIQEQLKADHFTLKKTFRHGFPYSPTSFAFDPVQKLIAIGDKSGYIRILGKPGVDAHAKHEGESECAVLFAQFLVNEGALVTVTADDTIHLWSIRQKTPRIVQSLKFQRERVTCIHLPVGSKWLYVGTEKGNIHVVHIDTFALSGYIINWNKAIEVVRTSHPGAVIALCDNPLDANKLLIAFECGLLVLWDLKAKCAEIRWQAAEAVKSLAWHYEGKYFVSSHTDGSICSWPTRPQPKPQSQVCPHAKINKDGNAEKCKPIYKVDLKSSTTGETFTIFSGGMPSEKGSKSNCITVMVGKATTVLEMEHAVCDFITLCENPWPCETQEPYAIAVLLQYDLVLIDLLTPGFPCFESPYPMDLHESPVTCCTYLTDCPSDLVPAFYSVGRTTTSKKSCFSEREWPISGGEWSPASCSYSEIVITGHQDGSLKFWDSGAGTLQILYKLKTAKMFEKPRTHAAQAHADADNPLAVHLIFLCSESRRLCVAGAMGQVMLFKFRKVESTSEVLVLEIPILYENFDDIYGTSPECDFLTGHQVQKTESSDSDKTTDCSLKVRFGAQRKPPGFQSQLVCLTTGPNRRNVQVTSLCISSSYGLMAYGTEYGLVIIDIIQKICLLSVACPDLYGAHDPYSRTPKSPKRIENKEEQSRSPSSDQINGGAGNAANASAAANASQQQQLQQQQQQQQPLQQTIGGGGGSDPSLLSSSPGAATTAAASSSASSSSTAAAAAAAAAAASASAAAAAAAGSVYGADDAGAGVASVGVGVGVGGIGSGSGSGSAKAGAGAGGVGGVGVVGVVGVVEHHQQQQQQMQQILVQQQQSSLSSTLAAMQSFDVDSFDCGAGGGGGGAGAGAHQHQYQHPHPHQHQTSVIQQQQSVTSYESLKKSKSQDKLDGTFSRSRSSSMSSIDMSSSESVTCLAFIESYAKRNDILTLVPTLWIGTSFGSILTLFITMPERDVRKSQPVLITINGGPVVRLKGSITSMSFLDSYGSIIPYTFETWRDEKRDKTDRTPTKSSSRTSPTFTPTTANTIPNTSVAGGVAGSAGGGGIGIGGGGSGGAAAGAAGTAGAAAGSGAAGSVSGAAGAGAGSSGAVGGVISSSASTSSSGIIGSISTGLETLTDRQYIVIASEKQTKVFDVANQCCINRIQLSEMDFAVKAETITMKDGSCLATYLSNGHLMVHSLPSLKLLLDTDFLPLMELSFQTKCKQGIVDPMLSIWGQQIIVHEDTNQISKIFCFSHKGHGLYMASPTEIQKFTISSEFCQFILEMMGELYSVHEMPEQPKEGFFKGLFGGGAKLLDREELFGEQSGKANRSVARHIPGPNLEQLGTRASTAASEISRAHQLAMERGEKLNLLEERAERMANTAQDFTGTAHQLMLKYKDKKWYQL